From Primulina huaijiensis isolate GDHJ02 chromosome 15, ASM1229523v2, whole genome shotgun sequence, one genomic window encodes:
- the LOC140958802 gene encoding uncharacterized protein — protein sequence MERQSSTISNGSSKVKLLCSYGGKIQPRPSDHHLSYFGGETKILAVDPNVNFSEILAKLISLAQRNESSEVSIKYQLPGEDLDALVSLINDEDVEHMMVEYSRMQRISTKPVRLRIFIFDKSGPMINPTAKASGLDLPLNPDYLFGFDKEYQPSVGPPLDLLQIPGMFEETAGNHTSSRNGATDSSTETAVSYRVPALGNGGAYHNLQYMFVPGPCMVSDSREQAVYSFVPIMPSIPEQKMIVSGGNNQPMRVNQAKF from the coding sequence ATGGAGAGACAGAGCTCAACCATTAGCAATGGCAGCTCAAAGGTTAAACTCCTGTGCAGTTACGGCGGAAAGATCCAACCCAGGCCGTCCGATCACCATCTTTCCTATTTCGGCGGCGAAACCAAGATCCTCGCCGTCGATCCCAACGTCAATTTCTCCGAAATCCTGGCCAAGCTAATCAGCCTCGCCCAGAGAAACGAATCCTCCGAGGTCTCGATCAAGTACCAGTTGCCCGGTGAAGATCTGGACGCGCTGGTATCCTTAATCAACGACGAGGATGTGGAGCACATGATGGTCGAGTACTCCCGCATGCAGAGGATTTCAACCAAGCCCGTCAGGCTCCGCATCTTCATCTTCGACAAATCCGGCCCGATGATCAACCCAACGGCAAAAGCATCCGGCCTGGATCTTCCTCTGAACCCGGATTATCTGTTCGGGTTCGATAAGGAGTACCAGCCCAGCGTCGGGCCACCGCTGGATCTGCTGCAGATCCCGGGTATGTTTGAGGAAACCGCAGGAAATCACACGAGCAGCCGGAATGGGGCGACGGATTCTTCGACCGAGACGGCGGTTAGTTACCGGGTTCCAGCTTTAGGTAACGGAGGCGCGTACCACAACTTGCAGTACATGTTTGTTCCGGGCCCATGCATGGTAAGCGACAGCAGGGAACAAGCTGTGTACAGTTTTGTTCCGATAATGCCCTCCATTCCGGAACAGAAAATGATTGTTTCTGGGGGAAACAATCAGCCGATGAGGGTTAATCAAGCTAAATTTTGA